GTCAATGGCCAGGGAACCCTGACGACTGCAGCGTCCCGAGTTCGGTATGCGAAAGGTCGCCACTTTCCAGCTTCGACACCCGCGCCTGAGACACTCCCATGAACGCGGCGACGTCAGGCTGCCGAGCGTGACCATGCGCCTTACGGATGTCAGTGAGTCCCTGTGCCTGGACGGCGTCGTGATTCTCGTTGCGCGCCGGGTCGAAGCGGCCCTGAGCCACGGCGTCGGCCCGGATCTCACTCCAGTTGCGTGCCATCGTCATTCACTCTCCGCCAGCCAGTCCTCGTATCGCCGGTCGGTGACCGGAATCTTCCTGTCATACCAAGCTTTCCAGCTCCCGGCCTTATCGCCGCCGAGCAGCAGGATCGCCTGTCGTTGCGGGTCGAAGATAATCAGAATCCGGATACTGGAGCCTGTGGGCCGCAATTCCGTCGTCATCACTCTCGCCGACGTCGAGACCAAACCCGCTTGAACTGTTGCTCACCTTGCGGAGGTCCAAGGTAGATCAGAAAGGCAGCGACCAGGTCGTCGGCATCGCCCACGGCACCTTTGCCGAGACCGACCCCTTCGCCGCGCTCGTCGCCTGGAGCACGGTGCGAGACAAGACACTCGGAGCCCTGTTCACCCGGATCTGAGCCAGTTCAGTCAGCCTCGTACCGTTGTCGGGTCACGTCGTGGCCCGGATGCTCCGTGCCCGAGCCGAAACCGCCGGCTTTGACGGCACCCGGATCATCGCCCAACTCGCTGCGCGCCGGACACGCACCACCGCTGCGCTGGCCGGGATACTGCTCGACCGCATCGCTGCCCGGGCCCGGCACAGGACCTCACCGTCATCGTCACCTGCTACATCCGACCGATGGAAGCGTTCGCGATGATGTTGAGCCAAGAACTCGGATCGTCAACCGGACTCGGGATGTGTCTCCGTATTCGAGAGCTGCTTACGCCTAGGTAGTGGTGACTGTGTTGATCGCATCCTGCAGAGCTCGCACCCGCTCGACCAGCTCGTCGAAGGGCAAGGGATCGTCGAGCATCTCCGCGTCGAGCATCTTCTGATAGTCGGCACGGAGGAGCGACAGTCCGGCTTCACCAGGCAACAGTTTGGCCTCACCGCTGAGGCAACGGTCATACTGGGTAGTGCTTGACCTGAAGAAGCGTTCCTTCACTCGCACGACATCCCGGAGGAGCTCGACATCGAGGAGCGCTGCGCGTCCGATCTCGTGCTCCGCGAGGACGGCGAGGTCGTGCCAGTGTCTTGAGGTGCGCTCTGCGTTCCTAAACTCGGGCCGGTTGCTCTCGGCATGCGCGAGGGTCACCTTCTCCCAGAAGGTGCGCATCGGTGAGAGAACCGAAACCTCGCAGACGGGGAATGCAAAGTTGCTGAACGTGGCGGCCATGTAGGGGACGACGGTATGGGTCTCATTCGGCTCGATCATGTTGCGTCCGCCGAACTCGATCTTGACGCTCTCGCGGTAGTACGGGTTCCGATCCTCCACGAGGTGTGGGTAATGGACGGTCAGCACCTCGCCGTCCTTCTCTGTTAGGAGCATGTCCTCGGATAGGCCCACCTCGGCCATGAGCCCGCGAAGGTGTGGAACCAGCACGTCGATTGAGCGTTCGCACATGAGTCTTCGGAGCGTCTCGTCGTCGTGGCCGCGTTGTTTGCCGCTCTTCGGCTCATACGGGTCCAGGCCGGGTGCTAGCCCGTTGTGGTCCATGGTCACATCGATGTCTTCGGAGAACCGCGAGATGGCGTTGAAGATCTTGGAGAGTGACGTGCCACCTTTGAACGCCATCGCTGGCATGCCAGGGCAGCGGAACAACGCGCCCAGGGTCCAGCAGACCCACACGTCCTTCTCCAAGACCGTGGCCGACCGGTTGAGCTCTTCGGAAGCGATCAAGTACGCATCACGCTGGTCCTGTGGCGGGAGAGTGAGAAAGGTTGGCAGCGCGGCCACTTCGCTCATGCGGTAAGAGCAGGCTGGGTGCCGGCGGCCTCGTACAGACCGTCGGAAAGCCAAGCAGGCATGGCCGTTGTAGCGGCGGCGGCCCGGAGGCGAGCGAACTCCTTCTCGCCCAGAGAACTTCGGACTTGGTCAATGATCTCCGGGGTGACTTCGTTCTTGCCCAGGTACAACAAGGCACTCAGCGCCTCGCCCGCCGGCGTGCCGGCCAACCCCATCTGACTCTGCGCC
The nucleotide sequence above comes from Mycobacterium malmoense. Encoded proteins:
- a CDS encoding nucleotidyl transferase AbiEii/AbiGii toxin family protein, with product MSEVAALPTFLTLPPQDQRDAYLIASEELNRSATVLEKDVWVCWTLGALFRCPGMPAMAFKGGTSLSKIFNAISRFSEDIDVTMDHNGLAPGLDPYEPKSGKQRGHDDETLRRLMCERSIDVLVPHLRGLMAEVGLSEDMLLTEKDGEVLTVHYPHLVEDRNPYYRESVKIEFGGRNMIEPNETHTVVPYMAATFSNFAFPVCEVSVLSPMRTFWEKVTLAHAESNRPEFRNAERTSRHWHDLAVLAEHEIGRAALLDVELLRDVVRVKERFFRSSTTQYDRCLSGEAKLLPGEAGLSLLRADYQKMLDAEMLDDPLPFDELVERVRALQDAINTVTTT